A region from the Kineothrix sp. IPX-CK genome encodes:
- a CDS encoding PHP domain-containing protein codes for MAKEIIDLHMHSYYSDDGEYTPTTLVQKCKECGITIMSITDHNCVRAVSEGQPAAKDTGIRFLPGIEIDCTFQDVNLHVLGYGIDYTNDDFYLLEKNIQEQQKQASRQMLLFTQKLGFHITENDMVELAENNYWKDCWTGEMFAELLLARPEYNDHPLLSPYRSDGARGDNPYVNFYWDYYSQGKVCYAKIIYPSLMQIIKIIHNSGGIAVLAHPGINLQNRHELLHPILKTGLDGIESFSSYHDAPAAEYFLNKCREFHLLPTCGSDFHGKTKPAIRIGQINCTIDTEEIATLLNSYFPQVN; via the coding sequence ATGGCAAAAGAGATAATTGATCTCCATATGCACAGCTATTACAGCGATGACGGGGAGTACACTCCCACTACCCTCGTGCAAAAATGCAAAGAATGCGGCATCACCATAATGTCCATCACCGACCACAACTGTGTGCGTGCTGTTTCAGAGGGGCAGCCGGCCGCGAAGGATACCGGTATCCGCTTCCTTCCCGGCATCGAAATCGACTGCACCTTTCAAGATGTCAACCTTCACGTCCTCGGATATGGCATCGACTATACAAACGATGATTTCTATCTGCTGGAGAAAAATATTCAGGAACAGCAGAAACAGGCTTCTCGGCAAATGCTGCTATTTACACAGAAACTGGGCTTTCATATTACGGAAAATGATATGGTGGAGTTAGCAGAGAACAACTATTGGAAGGACTGTTGGACCGGAGAGATGTTCGCCGAGCTTTTGCTTGCCCGTCCGGAGTATAATGATCATCCGCTTCTTTCTCCTTATCGTAGCGACGGAGCGAGAGGTGATAATCCTTATGTGAATTTCTATTGGGATTACTATTCGCAAGGCAAAGTCTGCTACGCTAAGATAATCTATCCCTCCTTGATGCAAATCATAAAGATTATACACAATAGCGGAGGGATTGCCGTCCTCGCTCATCCCGGGATCAACCTGCAGAACCGCCACGAACTGCTTCACCCTATTCTTAAAACAGGTCTTGACGGAATTGAGTCCTTCAGCAGCTACCATGACGCTCCCGCTGCGGAATACTTTTTGAATAAATGCCGTGAGTTTCACCTTCTTCCCACCTGCGGAAGTGATTTCCATGGGAAGACGAAGCCTGCCATCAGAATAGGGCAGATTAATTGTACTATCGATACAGAAGAAATAGCAACGCTGCTAAATAGCTATTTTCCGCAGGTAAATTAA
- a CDS encoding glycoside hydrolase family 2 protein codes for MDIIDAARNINKTHEEDILNKLYTKWGEAIDPAHVLEEYPRPQLKRNNYTILNGYWNYAFTTSKDAPDAYDGQILVPFSPESLLSGVERQLQPHEYLWYERTIVCDVPDSCRLILHFGAVDQHTAVYINGDTVCEHHGGYLPFEADITSFLRQGANSLLVRVQDFSDTSHHSRGKQTLKRGGMFYTAQSGIWQTAWMECVPEHYIHKLKITPDYDKGEVSLLLSASGREPLNIRILSNGYCIFDTSYEASSLSSSGESTSSGNHAPSGDYQIAVRAKLSEIHPWSPDSPFLYTLIISYGQDVVESYFAMRTFTTQPDEKGIMRFCLNHKSLFLHGVLDQGYWSDGLYTAPSDEALIYDIRTMQRLGFNMMRKHIKIEAARWYYHCDRLGMIVWQDMVSGGSHYSMPIVCYLPTLFPRFFQKLSDDNYKLFGRHSREGREEWLQECTDTVDYLYNVPSIAVWVPFNEGWGQFDSNAAAKLLKEKDPTRPVDQTSGWFDQGGGDFKSVHNYFRKLKVPKDPRAFVVSEYGGYACHIDGHSSVERIYGYKKFADQEALTKAYHKLIDEELKPLIEKGLCGAVYTQVSDVEEEVNGLLTYDRKVCKLLP; via the coding sequence ATGGACATTATCGATGCTGCTAGAAATATCAATAAAACACACGAGGAGGATATTCTGAACAAGCTCTATACTAAGTGGGGCGAAGCGATCGACCCTGCCCACGTATTGGAGGAATATCCCCGCCCTCAGCTTAAAAGGAACAACTATACGATATTGAACGGTTATTGGAACTATGCTTTTACCACCTCCAAGGATGCCCCCGATGCATATGACGGGCAGATTCTCGTTCCCTTTTCTCCGGAAAGTCTGTTATCCGGTGTGGAAAGACAGCTGCAGCCCCACGAATACCTGTGGTACGAGCGCACCATAGTCTGCGATGTCCCTGATTCTTGCCGTCTCATACTGCATTTCGGAGCGGTGGACCAGCATACGGCAGTCTATATAAACGGGGATACAGTCTGTGAGCATCACGGCGGCTATCTCCCCTTTGAAGCCGATATTACTTCTTTTCTTCGCCAGGGTGCTAATTCCCTCCTTGTAAGAGTTCAGGATTTCAGCGATACTTCTCACCATTCAAGGGGAAAACAGACCCTGAAAAGAGGCGGTATGTTCTATACTGCCCAGAGCGGTATATGGCAGACCGCATGGATGGAATGCGTGCCAGAGCATTACATACACAAGCTGAAGATAACACCCGACTACGATAAAGGCGAGGTGTCTCTTCTTCTGTCCGCTTCAGGGCGGGAACCTCTGAATATACGCATCCTTTCGAACGGTTATTGTATCTTCGATACCTCCTACGAGGCTTCTTCATTGTCTTCCTCTGGTGAAAGCACGTCTTCCGGCAACCATGCACCTTCCGGCGATTACCAAATCGCGGTACGTGCCAAGCTATCGGAGATTCACCCCTGGAGCCCCGATTCTCCTTTTCTTTATACCTTAATCATCTCCTATGGTCAGGATGTGGTGGAGAGCTATTTTGCCATGCGCACTTTTACTACGCAGCCCGATGAAAAGGGCATCATGCGCTTTTGTTTGAACCATAAATCTTTATTCTTGCACGGTGTCCTGGACCAGGGCTACTGGTCCGACGGCTTATATACCGCACCCTCCGACGAGGCACTGATCTACGACATTCGCACAATGCAAAGGCTTGGCTTCAATATGATGCGCAAACATATCAAGATAGAGGCTGCACGCTGGTATTATCACTGCGACAGGCTGGGAATGATCGTATGGCAGGACATGGTCAGCGGAGGCTCCCATTATTCCATGCCCATCGTCTGCTACCTGCCCACTCTCTTCCCCCGCTTCTTCCAGAAGCTAAGCGACGATAATTACAAATTGTTCGGCAGGCATTCCAGAGAAGGGCGGGAAGAATGGCTTCAGGAATGTACAGATACCGTGGATTATCTATACAACGTTCCATCCATTGCCGTATGGGTTCCCTTTAACGAGGGATGGGGGCAGTTCGATTCCAATGCTGCAGCGAAGCTGTTAAAAGAAAAAGACCCCACCCGCCCGGTGGACCAGACGAGCGGCTGGTTCGACCAAGGCGGCGGAGACTTTAAAAGTGTGCACAATTATTTCAGAAAGCTGAAGGTACCAAAGGATCCCCGTGCCTTTGTTGTATCCGAATATGGCGGCTATGCCTGTCACATCGACGGACATTCCAGCGTAGAACGCATTTACGGCTACAAGAAGTTCGCAGATCAGGAAGCCCTTACCAAGGCCTACCATAAGCTTATCGATGAGGAGCTAAAACCTCTTATCGAAAAAGGGCTGTGCGGTGCCGTATATACACAGGTATCCGACGTGGAGGAGGAAGTCAACGGACTTCTTACCTATGACCGCAAGGTATGTAAGCTATTGCCCTAA